From Synergistaceae bacterium, one genomic window encodes:
- a CDS encoding alcohol dehydrogenase catalytic domain-containing protein has protein sequence MSELMTQEVMQEPKHIIYREVPVPEPGPDQVLVKIKKIGICGSDIHVYHGTHPYTSYPIVQGHEVSAQVVKCGEYAKKFKPGDRVVLEPQVVCGRCYPCLHGKYNLCESLKVFGFQTTGTGSDYFAIEESKVTALPDELSYCDGAMMEPLAVTVHAAKRFPGVKGCTAVVLGCGPIGILLIQSLKALGAAKVMATDISDGRLELAKQLGADVVVNTMKADYKQAVLDTFGPDKYDVAYECAGSDITMDQAIQNARKGSTIILVAVFGKKASIDLAKLNDSELDLNTSMMYRHEDFVDAIRFVQEGKIQLKPLRTAHFAFRDWPKAYEYIDTHRETTMKVIVDVDPDEAEEA, from the coding sequence ATGAGCGAACTTATGACGCAGGAAGTAATGCAGGAACCCAAGCACATAATCTACCGTGAAGTCCCAGTGCCGGAGCCCGGCCCGGATCAGGTGCTCGTGAAGATCAAGAAGATAGGCATCTGCGGAAGCGACATTCACGTCTATCACGGAACTCACCCGTACACATCATATCCCATCGTTCAGGGGCACGAGGTCTCTGCGCAGGTAGTGAAGTGCGGAGAGTACGCCAAGAAGTTCAAGCCCGGCGACCGCGTAGTCCTTGAACCTCAGGTAGTGTGCGGAAGGTGCTACCCCTGCCTTCACGGGAAGTACAACCTGTGCGAGAGCCTTAAGGTTTTCGGCTTCCAGACGACAGGAACAGGCAGCGACTATTTCGCCATCGAGGAGAGCAAGGTAACGGCACTTCCCGACGAACTGAGCTACTGCGACGGCGCAATGATGGAGCCTCTCGCGGTTACGGTACACGCGGCGAAGAGATTCCCGGGCGTTAAGGGCTGCACGGCGGTAGTTCTCGGGTGCGGGCCCATCGGAATCCTGCTCATCCAGTCGTTGAAGGCTCTGGGAGCGGCTAAGGTTATGGCGACGGACATTTCTGACGGCAGGCTTGAGCTCGCAAAGCAGCTCGGTGCTGATGTTGTCGTGAACACCATGAAGGCCGACTACAAGCAGGCGGTGCTTGACACGTTCGGGCCGGACAAGTACGACGTAGCCTACGAGTGCGCAGGAAGCGACATCACGATGGATCAGGCGATCCAGAACGCGCGCAAGGGCAGCACGATAATTCTCGTTGCAGTGTTCGGCAAGAAGGCCAGCATTGACCTCGCGAAGCTCAACGACTCAGAGCTCGACCTCAACACGTCGATGATGTACCGTCATGAAGACTTTGTCGACGCAATAAGGTTCGTGCAGGAGGGCAAGATTCAGCTGAAGCCGCTGCGCACAGCGCACTTTGCGTTCAGGGACTGGCCGAAGGCGTATGAGTACATCGACACTCACCGTGAAACGACGATGAAGGTTATTGTCGACGTTGACCCGGACGAGGCAGAGGAAGCGTAA
- a CDS encoding MBL fold metallo-hydrolase: MQIKAVRLYEGGSFTQEFVFGGENKADGSKDVTYPGSLQNFLIDTGSEVILVDTGLPSETPFKGYTKINDYVPALEALGYKPEQVTKILVTHKHPDHTGELRAFPNAKIYIGPEDADALKLTGENIIRATYSDGAYHNFPESQKVADGVYFIKARGHTNGNSIVIVEADGVYYMMHGDVTYVDAALHANKLSIVFEDLAAARETLNRVREFIRNNPTVYLSTHTPEGVTNLEGKIIMKLD; the protein is encoded by the coding sequence ATGCAGATAAAGGCAGTGAGGCTCTACGAGGGCGGCTCGTTCACGCAGGAGTTCGTGTTCGGCGGCGAGAACAAGGCGGACGGCAGCAAGGACGTAACATATCCCGGCAGCCTCCAGAACTTCCTGATTGACACGGGCAGTGAGGTTATACTTGTTGACACCGGGCTTCCGTCGGAGACACCGTTCAAGGGCTACACGAAGATTAACGACTACGTTCCTGCGCTCGAGGCACTGGGCTACAAGCCTGAACAGGTAACGAAGATTCTCGTAACCCACAAGCACCCTGACCACACGGGCGAGCTCCGTGCTTTCCCGAACGCGAAAATCTACATCGGGCCGGAAGACGCGGACGCACTGAAGCTCACGGGCGAAAACATCATACGCGCGACGTACAGCGACGGAGCATACCACAATTTCCCCGAGAGCCAGAAGGTAGCAGACGGCGTGTACTTCATCAAGGCTCGCGGCCACACGAACGGCAACAGCATTGTTATCGTTGAAGCTGATGGAGTGTACTACATGATGCACGGTGATGTAACGTACGTTGATGCGGCACTTCACGCAAACAAGCTCTCTATAGTGTTCGAGGACTTGGCCGCCGCACGCGAAACCCTTAACCGCGTGAGGGAGTTCATCAGGAACAACCCGACTGTGTACCTGTCGACGCACACCCCCGAAGGCGTAACGAACCTTGAGGGCAAAATCATAATGAAGCTGGACTAA
- a CDS encoding winged helix-turn-helix transcriptional regulator — translation MDTMCPLKYLTRTFGGKWKLPIICILADPEPKRYSVIKRRLGDITNMMLAQSLKELEAAGLVNREQFNEVPPHVEYSLTEKGRGVIPMLTAAAQWALHEMEGEELTPYCKTCRTSL, via the coding sequence ATGGATACTATGTGCCCGCTAAAATACCTCACGCGAACTTTCGGAGGCAAATGGAAGCTGCCGATCATCTGCATTCTCGCTGACCCTGAGCCTAAACGTTACAGCGTCATAAAGCGCAGGCTCGGCGATATAACCAACATGATGCTTGCACAGTCGCTCAAGGAGTTAGAGGCCGCCGGACTCGTGAACCGCGAACAGTTCAACGAAGTTCCGCCGCACGTTGAGTACTCCCTCACGGAGAAGGGCAGGGGAGTTATCCCGATGCTGACCGCCGCCGCACAATGGGCACTTCACGAGATGGAGGGCGAGGAACTCACACCGTACTGCAAAACGTGCAGGACTTCACTATAG
- a CDS encoding mannitol dehydrogenase family protein, with protein sequence MRLTYEGIKDVQAWNAAGIDLPPYSPAELAANTRKSPRWVHFGIGNIFRIFVGGIADSLIRAGLMDTGIICAETFDFDVVDKIYKPFDNLALAVTLYPDGKQDKRVLASLTEAVKAQPRFTDDWARLKEVFTAPSLQLVSFTITEKGYALHGADGKYFPFVNADIENGPEKCGGAMAVVASMLFARFKAGAQPIALVSMDNVSHNGQKLRESVVDMAEKWYERNFVPADFVAWVKDEGKVSFAWTMIDKITPRPSEDVAKMLETSGVEDMGIVVTSKRTYIAPFVNAEKPGYLVIEDKFPNGRPPLEKAEQVYMTDRNTVNLSERMKLTTCLNPIHSALCTYDRLLGYELFADGMHDPELSKLAQRVGYDDGLPVVTDPGIISPRDFLKECLEVRFPNAYLGDTSARIATDISQGLAFRFGETVKAYVARDGSAKNLTGIPLAIAGWLRYLLAVDDNGEKFELSPDPMNAEMTAHFAGVTPDNAAEKLKPILSNTHIFGVDLYEAGLGGKIEEMFTEMLKGNGAVRAVLKKYLA encoded by the coding sequence ATGCGCCTGACTTATGAAGGCATCAAAGACGTTCAGGCCTGGAACGCAGCAGGAATTGACCTGCCTCCCTACAGCCCCGCAGAACTCGCCGCGAACACCCGCAAATCTCCGCGCTGGGTACATTTCGGCATCGGCAACATCTTCCGCATCTTCGTCGGAGGAATCGCGGACAGCCTCATACGCGCCGGACTGATGGACACAGGCATAATCTGCGCAGAAACGTTTGATTTTGACGTGGTCGACAAGATCTATAAGCCGTTCGACAACCTTGCTCTTGCAGTTACGCTTTACCCGGACGGAAAACAGGATAAGCGCGTACTTGCTTCCCTCACCGAAGCCGTGAAAGCTCAGCCCCGTTTCACCGACGACTGGGCACGCCTCAAGGAAGTCTTCACAGCCCCGAGCCTTCAGCTGGTCTCCTTCACGATTACGGAGAAGGGTTACGCTCTGCACGGTGCGGACGGAAAATATTTCCCGTTCGTGAATGCTGACATCGAGAACGGCCCGGAGAAGTGCGGCGGAGCTATGGCTGTCGTTGCGTCAATGCTCTTCGCACGCTTCAAGGCAGGTGCTCAGCCCATCGCCCTCGTCTCGATGGACAACGTCTCCCACAACGGCCAGAAGCTGCGTGAATCCGTCGTCGACATGGCGGAGAAGTGGTACGAGAGAAATTTTGTGCCCGCAGATTTTGTTGCGTGGGTCAAGGATGAAGGCAAAGTGTCTTTCGCGTGGACGATGATCGACAAGATTACCCCGCGCCCGTCTGAGGATGTGGCCAAGATGCTCGAAACTTCCGGCGTTGAGGACATGGGGATTGTCGTAACCAGCAAGAGAACCTACATTGCACCGTTCGTGAACGCAGAGAAGCCCGGCTATCTCGTCATTGAGGACAAATTCCCGAACGGCAGGCCTCCTCTCGAAAAGGCAGAGCAGGTCTACATGACTGACCGCAACACCGTCAACCTCTCCGAGCGCATGAAGCTCACAACCTGCCTCAACCCGATTCACTCGGCACTGTGCACGTACGACAGGCTGTTAGGCTACGAGCTTTTTGCTGACGGAATGCATGACCCGGAACTCTCCAAGCTCGCACAGAGAGTCGGCTACGATGACGGCCTTCCTGTAGTTACGGATCCGGGCATAATCTCACCGCGCGATTTCCTGAAGGAGTGCCTTGAAGTGAGATTCCCGAACGCGTATTTAGGCGACACCAGCGCACGAATAGCTACGGACATTTCGCAGGGTCTGGCGTTCAGGTTCGGCGAGACGGTGAAGGCGTATGTTGCGCGCGACGGTTCGGCCAAGAACCTGACGGGTATTCCGCTGGCGATTGCGGGGTGGCTCAGGTATCTGCTGGCTGTCGACGACAACGGGGAGAAGTTCGAGCTGTCTCCTGACCCGATGAACGCCGAGATGACCGCACACTTCGCGGGAGTTACCCCCGATAACGCGGCAGAGAAGCTGAAGCCGATTCTGAGCAACACGCACATTTTCGGGGTTGACCTGTACGAGGCTGGGCTGGGCGGAAAGATTGAGGAGATGTTCACGGAGATGCTCAAGGGCAACGGAGCAGTGAGGGCAGTCCTCAAGAAGTACTTAGCATAA
- a CDS encoding 4Fe-4S binding protein, whose protein sequence is MWLWPVLYFTLGFFNILFAWLGVIEFMLPLVFAVVWGNKFFCNRLCGRGQLFALLKRSGSPAPRWLSSKWFRYGFLAFFMVMFMNVIYQTWLVFGGASSLSETVKLLWVFRVPFGWAYTAGSSPEWAAQFSFGLYSLMLTSEIIGLCVMALWRPRTWCTFCPMGTMTQIICRLKAR, encoded by the coding sequence ATGTGGTTGTGGCCGGTGCTGTATTTCACGCTGGGCTTCTTCAACATACTCTTTGCGTGGCTCGGCGTGATTGAGTTCATGCTTCCGCTGGTGTTTGCGGTCGTGTGGGGAAACAAGTTCTTCTGCAACAGGCTCTGCGGAAGGGGGCAGCTCTTCGCGCTCCTGAAACGTTCGGGCAGTCCCGCACCGCGCTGGCTGTCGTCAAAATGGTTCAGGTACGGCTTCCTTGCGTTCTTCATGGTGATGTTCATGAACGTAATCTATCAGACATGGCTGGTGTTCGGCGGAGCATCATCGTTAAGCGAGACAGTGAAGCTCCTCTGGGTGTTCCGCGTTCCGTTCGGGTGGGCGTATACTGCGGGGAGTTCTCCTGAATGGGCGGCTCAGTTCAGCTTCGGCCTCTACAGCCTAATGCTGACGAGCGAGATTATAGGCTTGTGTGTGATGGCACTCTGGCGGCCAAGAACCTGGTGCACCTTCTGCCCGATGGGTACAATGACGCAGATTATCTGCAGGCTCAAAGCACGCTAA
- a CDS encoding 4Fe-4S binding protein has protein sequence MAKRLASVNRDLCVSCGACTNVCPRDAISIFKGCYAVVNEALCVGCGLCTKTCPADVIEVIAREG, from the coding sequence TTGGCTAAGAGACTCGCAAGCGTCAACAGAGATTTGTGCGTCTCATGCGGTGCGTGTACTAATGTCTGTCCCAGAGACGCAATCTCAATCTTCAAGGGCTGTTACGCCGTCGTTAATGAAGCTCTGTGCGTGGGATGCGGGCTGTGCACTAAGACTTGCCCCGCCGATGTAATCGAGGTGATTGCTCGTGAAGGCTGA
- the hcp gene encoding hydroxylamine reductase, with the protein MYMFCFQCEQTAGGKGCTGSMGVCGKSYINAGFQDVITGALITLAGKGTTDYRLIIEGLFTTITNVSFNKETEKKILRRIGCEPYDTGNIWNAQEDIRSLKSLILFGLRGMAAYAYHALALGYSDDEVNAFFVKALSALGRDDYGMDELLPLVIETGKVNLKCMELLDKANTESFGAPSPVEVSLKVERGPFIVISGHDLHDLKLLLEQTEGKGINIYTHGEMLPAHAYPELRKYKHLRGNFGTAWQNQQKEFADVPGAFLFTTNCLMPTKPSYADRVFTTGVVSYPDTVHIGEDKDFSPVIAKALELGGWSEDKDFTGINGGHTVMTGFAHGAVLSVAGKVIEAVKAGAVKHFFLVGGCDGARASRNYYTEFVKKTPADSIVLTLACGKFRFNDLDLGKIGDFPRIMDMGQCNDAYSAIKVASALAEAFGCGVNDLPLSIVLSWYEQKAVCVLLTLLALGIKNIRLGPTLPAFVSPAVLKFLVENFNIAPTTTPDEDLRAILG; encoded by the coding sequence ATATACATGTTCTGCTTTCAGTGCGAACAGACAGCAGGAGGCAAAGGCTGTACGGGCTCAATGGGAGTCTGCGGAAAGTCCTACATTAACGCTGGGTTTCAGGACGTAATTACGGGTGCGCTGATCACTCTCGCGGGCAAAGGAACAACGGATTACAGGCTTATCATCGAGGGGCTGTTCACGACAATAACCAACGTCAGCTTCAACAAGGAGACGGAGAAGAAGATACTCAGGCGCATCGGCTGTGAACCTTACGACACGGGCAATATCTGGAACGCTCAGGAAGATATACGCTCGCTGAAGTCGTTAATACTCTTCGGGCTTCGCGGAATGGCGGCTTATGCGTACCATGCTCTTGCGCTGGGCTACAGTGATGACGAGGTTAATGCGTTCTTCGTGAAGGCACTCTCAGCACTTGGCCGGGATGATTACGGGATGGATGAGCTTCTGCCTCTCGTTATCGAGACCGGCAAAGTCAACCTCAAGTGCATGGAGCTTCTCGACAAAGCCAACACAGAATCTTTCGGCGCACCTTCGCCAGTTGAAGTCAGCCTCAAAGTAGAGCGCGGGCCGTTCATCGTGATAAGCGGTCATGACCTACACGACTTGAAGCTCCTGCTCGAACAGACAGAGGGCAAGGGCATAAACATTTACACTCACGGCGAAATGCTGCCTGCTCACGCGTACCCTGAGCTTCGGAAGTACAAGCACCTTCGCGGGAATTTCGGGACAGCGTGGCAGAACCAGCAGAAAGAGTTTGCTGACGTTCCCGGAGCTTTCCTGTTCACGACGAACTGCCTGATGCCGACAAAACCGAGTTACGCGGACAGAGTTTTCACGACGGGAGTTGTGTCGTACCCTGACACTGTGCACATCGGAGAGGATAAGGATTTTTCGCCCGTAATCGCTAAGGCACTCGAGCTCGGCGGATGGAGCGAGGATAAAGACTTCACCGGCATAAACGGCGGGCACACAGTTATGACGGGCTTTGCTCACGGAGCGGTTCTGTCCGTTGCCGGTAAGGTCATCGAGGCAGTGAAGGCCGGAGCAGTAAAACATTTCTTCCTTGTTGGAGGGTGCGACGGCGCAAGGGCAAGCAGGAACTACTATACAGAGTTTGTGAAGAAGACACCGGCGGACTCGATAGTGCTCACTCTTGCGTGCGGAAAGTTCAGGTTCAACGATTTGGACTTGGGGAAGATAGGGGATTTCCCGCGCATTATGGACATGGGACAGTGCAACGATGCTTACAGCGCGATTAAGGTTGCGTCCGCTCTGGCTGAAGCGTTTGGGTGTGGAGTTAATGACCTCCCGCTGTCTATCGTGCTATCGTGGTACGAACAGAAAGCGGTTTGCGTACTGCTTACCCTGCTGGCTCTCGGCATAAAGAATATCCGGCTCGGCCCGACGCTCCCGGCGTTCGTGTCTCCGGCGGTGCTTAAGTTCCTCGTCGAGAACTTCAACATTGCTCCGACAACAACACCTGATGAAGATTTGAGGGCTATTCTTGGCTAA
- a CDS encoding MBL fold metallo-hydrolase: protein MRRNIKNNVSWIGYIDWELESFHGDDYSIMNGSSQNAYLIEEGKTVLIDTIWTPHRFDFVENLKSEIDLSRIDAVIANHGECDHSGSLTALMAEIPDVPIYCTANAVKSIEGQYGKRGWNFHVVKTGDTLDIGNGKQLVFVEMRMLHWPDSMATYMTGDNILFSNDAFGQHYAVEELFNDKADQCLLWKEAMKYYANILNPFSPLVTKKLAEIAALNIPIDIIATSHGAIWRDDPLQIVKKYAEWADAYQEDQITVAYDTMWEGTARIAHEIAREISRQSPDTVVKVFNVAKADKNEVMTEVFKSKAIALGSPTVGNSILSSVAGWIEFAKQLKFRKKKAAAFGCYGWSGESVKILQEKLKDAGFSVVEENIRAMWTAGEEDLGKIPALVSALLA from the coding sequence ATGCGCAGAAACATCAAGAACAATGTAAGCTGGATAGGCTACATCGACTGGGAGCTCGAGAGTTTTCACGGCGATGACTACTCCATAATGAACGGCTCAAGTCAGAATGCTTACCTCATCGAGGAAGGCAAGACCGTCCTCATCGACACAATCTGGACACCGCACAGGTTCGATTTCGTCGAGAACCTCAAGAGCGAGATTGACCTCAGCAGGATTGACGCAGTTATCGCGAATCACGGAGAGTGCGACCATTCAGGAAGCCTCACCGCATTGATGGCAGAGATTCCAGATGTACCTATCTACTGCACAGCAAACGCCGTGAAGTCCATCGAGGGGCAGTACGGCAAAAGAGGGTGGAATTTCCACGTGGTGAAGACCGGCGACACTCTCGACATCGGGAACGGCAAGCAGTTAGTGTTTGTGGAAATGCGTATGCTCCACTGGCCCGACTCTATGGCTACCTACATGACCGGCGACAACATCCTTTTCTCCAATGACGCATTCGGACAGCATTACGCCGTCGAGGAACTGTTCAACGACAAGGCTGACCAGTGCCTATTGTGGAAGGAAGCCATGAAGTACTACGCCAACATCCTCAACCCGTTTTCCCCTCTCGTAACGAAGAAGCTCGCGGAGATTGCGGCTCTGAACATTCCCATTGACATTATCGCCACGTCGCACGGAGCAATCTGGCGTGATGACCCCCTCCAGATCGTCAAGAAGTACGCTGAATGGGCAGATGCTTACCAGGAGGATCAGATCACCGTAGCTTACGACACAATGTGGGAAGGCACGGCACGCATTGCGCACGAAATAGCCCGCGAAATTTCGCGCCAGAGCCCGGATACTGTGGTAAAAGTCTTCAACGTCGCGAAGGCCGACAAGAACGAAGTCATGACGGAAGTCTTCAAGTCGAAGGCAATTGCGCTCGGTTCTCCGACTGTCGGGAACAGCATTTTGTCGAGCGTCGCAGGGTGGATTGAGTTCGCGAAACAGCTGAAGTTCAGGAAGAAGAAGGCGGCGGCTTTCGGGTGCTACGGCTGGAGCGGAGAATCGGTCAAGATTCTGCAGGAGAAGCTGAAGGATGCGGGTTTCTCTGTGGTTGAGGAGAACATACGCGCAATGTGGACAGCCGGCGAGGAAGACTTGGGGAAAATCCCTGCACTCGTGAGCGCACTGCTGGCATAA
- a CDS encoding FAD-dependent oxidoreductase, producing MKRSSSIVVALCLVFALACASFGFTPGTYEGTGKGYSEGAPVKVKVTVDTEKITAVEIDAPEEVPFGVQNFETYSKALIGRTDGNIDAVSNATLTRNGIAEAVEKALKKASAPASGFKPGTYEGEGKGYSEGAPVKVKVTVDAEKITAVEIDAPEEVPFGVQQFENYAGQLIGKSEAKIDAVSNATMTRNGIVEAVEKALAAAKGEDTANTAPVSFTPGEYTAEAPGYNAPVTVKVTFDADKVTAIEVVKHAETAHVGDIAFNIMIPEMIQANGSGVDGVSGATFSTRALRNAVNAAAEAAKCTNLEAFKSAKVEHKPEAPIKATYDVVIVGAGGAGVAAAAQAALDGNTVLIIEKNAEVGGNTLVSGGQYQSVMPYLVWDPKNPDATTGVYAFNGQTYEKVKSVPGCIAELKMILNWNEAPFDAAYYETHEYVAGDAAELSKHGVHAEYLPVLKALKEEIKAYLDWAQPKLDAGTPENQLALFSTLNLHIFQTYYGGLRQSADKKSWIYGDVKLVSQFINQAQGLKEWLEAMGSTFHEDSQQTLIGALWYRENEFVGAEVDTDGDGVKENYPGRWGTYFVAPINAMLKANKDNRIMLRTTVTGLLTEGKKVIGVKAKRYDGTEVEAYAAKGVILATGGYAANLVKVVDENVYWSPEYVSTSTKTTNRSSLQGDGVTMAQEAGAATTGMGFTQMMPISWIDNGNLAFGGGNYACWISPITGHRFVDEGSERDVLSLAEFRNGMEYKGSKGVFLEFYNVEQKMPAPTQLPETGDYPGRYYRRKIAELPELFKELGVKADPKVVEETIRAYDKAVMTGSEFPDVGKAIASRPVGNVQKNPDGSYNVSTYDLDNTVMTIRLMAPSTHHTMGGVVVDEGRHVMTADGRIIPGLYAAGEVTGGIHGGNRLGGNAITEIFVSGRIAAQSLNADHK from the coding sequence ATGAAGAGAAGCAGCAGTATTGTTGTCGCACTGTGCCTCGTGTTCGCACTGGCCTGTGCATCGTTCGGTTTCACGCCCGGAACGTACGAGGGAACGGGCAAGGGTTACAGCGAGGGTGCTCCCGTCAAAGTGAAGGTTACCGTCGACACGGAAAAAATCACGGCTGTCGAGATTGACGCTCCTGAAGAAGTACCATTCGGCGTTCAGAACTTCGAGACGTACAGCAAAGCACTCATCGGCAGGACTGACGGGAACATTGACGCAGTGAGCAACGCCACGCTTACCCGCAACGGAATAGCAGAGGCAGTCGAGAAGGCACTCAAGAAGGCCAGCGCACCCGCTTCCGGCTTCAAGCCCGGCACATACGAGGGCGAGGGCAAGGGCTACAGCGAGGGTGCTCCCGTGAAGGTGAAGGTTACGGTTGATGCGGAGAAAATCACAGCCGTAGAGATTGACGCTCCCGAAGAAGTACCTTTCGGAGTCCAGCAGTTCGAGAACTACGCGGGACAGCTCATCGGCAAGAGCGAGGCCAAGATTGACGCAGTGAGCAACGCAACAATGACCCGCAACGGCATCGTTGAGGCAGTCGAGAAAGCATTAGCCGCCGCGAAAGGTGAGGACACCGCAAACACTGCACCCGTCTCCTTCACGCCCGGCGAGTACACAGCGGAAGCACCCGGCTATAACGCACCTGTTACCGTGAAAGTTACGTTCGACGCGGACAAGGTTACGGCAATCGAGGTAGTCAAACACGCAGAGACCGCACACGTCGGAGATATAGCCTTCAACATCATGATTCCCGAGATGATTCAGGCGAACGGCTCAGGTGTTGATGGTGTATCAGGAGCAACCTTCTCGACGCGCGCACTCCGCAACGCCGTGAACGCTGCGGCAGAGGCAGCAAAGTGCACGAACCTCGAGGCCTTCAAGTCCGCGAAGGTTGAGCACAAGCCCGAAGCTCCCATCAAGGCAACGTATGATGTCGTAATCGTCGGAGCTGGCGGAGCAGGAGTAGCTGCGGCGGCACAGGCAGCACTTGACGGAAACACTGTGCTAATCATCGAGAAGAATGCTGAAGTCGGCGGAAACACCCTCGTTAGCGGAGGACAGTATCAGAGCGTGATGCCCTATCTCGTGTGGGATCCGAAGAACCCCGACGCAACAACAGGCGTTTACGCGTTCAACGGCCAGACATACGAGAAGGTTAAGAGCGTACCCGGATGCATCGCCGAGCTCAAGATGATTCTGAACTGGAACGAAGCACCGTTTGACGCGGCATATTACGAGACTCACGAATACGTAGCAGGTGATGCCGCAGAACTCAGCAAGCACGGAGTTCACGCAGAGTATCTCCCTGTCCTCAAGGCACTCAAGGAAGAAATCAAGGCCTATCTCGACTGGGCACAGCCGAAGCTCGATGCCGGTACTCCCGAAAATCAGCTTGCCCTGTTCTCGACGCTGAACCTTCACATCTTCCAGACCTATTACGGCGGACTTAGGCAGAGTGCGGACAAGAAGAGCTGGATTTACGGTGATGTGAAGCTCGTCAGCCAGTTCATCAATCAGGCGCAGGGTCTCAAGGAGTGGCTCGAGGCTATGGGCTCAACGTTCCATGAGGACAGCCAGCAGACGCTTATAGGTGCTCTGTGGTACAGGGAAAATGAGTTTGTCGGTGCAGAAGTCGACACTGACGGCGACGGCGTGAAGGAAAACTATCCCGGACGCTGGGGCACGTACTTTGTCGCTCCGATTAATGCGATGCTCAAGGCCAACAAGGACAACCGCATAATGTTGCGCACGACGGTAACCGGCCTCCTCACTGAGGGCAAGAAGGTTATCGGCGTTAAGGCGAAGCGTTACGACGGCACGGAGGTAGAGGCATACGCGGCGAAAGGCGTAATCCTCGCTACGGGCGGCTATGCGGCTAACCTCGTGAAGGTTGTTGATGAGAACGTCTACTGGTCTCCTGAATACGTCTCGACCTCAACGAAGACGACTAACCGTTCATCACTGCAGGGCGACGGCGTAACGATGGCACAGGAAGCAGGAGCAGCTACTACGGGAATGGGCTTCACACAGATGATGCCTATCTCGTGGATCGACAACGGAAATCTTGCTTTCGGCGGCGGAAACTACGCGTGCTGGATTTCTCCGATTACGGGACACAGGTTCGTTGACGAAGGAAGCGAGCGCGACGTTCTGTCTCTGGCGGAGTTCCGCAACGGCATGGAGTACAAGGGCAGCAAGGGCGTATTCCTCGAGTTCTACAACGTTGAGCAGAAGATGCCCGCACCGACTCAGCTTCCCGAGACCGGCGATTATCCCGGACGCTACTACAGGAGAAAGATTGCTGAGCTTCCCGAACTCTTCAAGGAACTCGGCGTGAAGGCAGACCCCAAAGTCGTCGAGGAGACAATCAGAGCTTATGACAAGGCAGTAATGACCGGCTCAGAGTTCCCTGATGTTGGCAAGGCTATAGCATCACGTCCTGTCGGCAACGTCCAGAAGAACCCCGACGGAAGCTACAACGTGAGCACCTACGACCTCGATAACACGGTCATGACGATAAGGCTCATGGCACCGAGCACCCACCACACGATGGGCGGAGTTGTCGTCGACGAAGGCAGGCACGTAATGACTGCGGACGGCAGGATAATTCCGGGTCTCTATGCGGCAGGAGAAGTTACGGGCGGCATTCACGGCGGAAACAGGCTCGGCGGAAACGCAATCACAGAAATCTTCGTGTCCGGCAGAATTGCGGCTCAGAGCCTCAACGCTGATCACAAGTAA